The Deinococcus humi genome has a segment encoding these proteins:
- the pdxH gene encoding pyridoxamine 5'-phosphate oxidase, with product MTDLTALRISYTRDNLRRADLNDDPLAQFQGWFDEAQGAELPEPYALSLATADASGRPSVRTVLLRGADGGGLTFYTNFESHKGHDLAANPQAEILFYWAELERQIRAYGTIARVPDVEADTYFHVRPRESQLAAHASDPQSAPIASRETLEARFAALQERFPEGQPVPRPEFWGGYRMTVQEWEFWQGRPNRMHDRFRYTHHDNRWKIERLMP from the coding sequence ATGACTGATCTCACTGCCCTGCGAATCTCCTACACCCGTGACAATTTGCGGCGGGCGGACCTGAACGATGACCCGCTGGCCCAGTTTCAGGGCTGGTTCGACGAGGCGCAGGGGGCCGAACTGCCTGAGCCCTATGCGCTGTCTCTGGCGACGGCGGACGCATCCGGGCGCCCCAGCGTCCGCACGGTGTTGCTGCGCGGCGCAGACGGGGGAGGCCTGACCTTCTACACCAACTTCGAGTCGCACAAAGGCCATGATCTGGCCGCCAACCCACAGGCCGAAATCCTGTTTTACTGGGCCGAACTGGAGCGGCAGATCCGCGCCTACGGCACCATCGCCCGCGTGCCGGATGTGGAGGCCGACACCTATTTTCACGTCCGTCCCCGCGAGAGCCAGCTGGCCGCCCACGCCAGCGATCCGCAAAGTGCGCCGATTGCCAGCCGCGAGACGCTGGAAGCCAGGTTCGCCGCCTTGCAGGAACGCTTCCCCGAAGGCCAGCCCGTGCCCCGTCCGGAGTTCTGGGGCGGTTACCGCATGACCGTGCAGGAGTGGGAATTCTGGCAGGGACGCCCCAACCGCATGCATGACCGGTTCCGGTACACCCATCACGACAACCGCTGGAAGATCGAGCGTTTGATGCCCTGA
- a CDS encoding DNA-formamidopyrimidine glycosylase, translating to MPELPEVETTRRKIEPLLRGRVIASVEHDAPHKYRDTHLAVGRRVQGLSRRGKYLMLQLASADAAEDDLHDLEFIVHLGMTGGFRLDSGPHTRVTLTLEPDGAGDSQQLFFHDPRRFGKMAVVRPGEYAGMPTLAAMGPEPLSEDFIEGDFVRLAREAGAVKPWLLSQKPVSGVGNIYADESLWQAQIHPAQTRLTAAEGQRLYTAIREVMAQAVDAGGSSLGNGVGNYRQHDGLSGLFQHEHHVYGRAGQPCPRCGTDIVKTVLAQRGTHFCPKCQVFEERPRS from the coding sequence ATGCCTGAGCTGCCGGAAGTCGAAACCACGCGCCGAAAGATCGAGCCGCTGCTGCGCGGGCGCGTGATCGCCAGTGTGGAACATGACGCGCCGCACAAGTACCGCGATACCCATCTGGCGGTGGGGAGGCGGGTGCAGGGGCTGTCCAGACGCGGCAAGTACCTGATGCTGCAACTCGCGTCGGCGGACGCAGCGGAGGACGACCTGCACGATCTGGAGTTCATCGTCCACCTGGGAATGACCGGGGGCTTTCGCCTGGACAGCGGGCCACACACCCGCGTCACCCTGACCCTGGAACCGGATGGGGCTGGGGACAGCCAGCAACTCTTCTTCCACGATCCACGCCGTTTCGGCAAGATGGCCGTGGTGCGCCCCGGCGAGTACGCGGGCATGCCCACCCTGGCTGCGATGGGTCCCGAACCCCTCTCTGAGGACTTCATTGAGGGCGATTTCGTGCGGCTGGCCCGCGAGGCAGGTGCGGTCAAGCCGTGGCTGCTGTCCCAGAAGCCGGTCAGCGGTGTGGGCAACATCTACGCCGATGAGAGCCTGTGGCAGGCCCAGATCCACCCCGCCCAAACCCGCCTGACCGCCGCAGAGGGCCAGCGCCTGTACACCGCCATCCGCGAGGTCATGGCGCAGGCGGTGGACGCCGGTGGCAGCAGCCTGGGCAACGGCGTGGGCAATTACCGCCAACACGACGGCCTTTCCGGTCTTTTTCAGCACGAGCACCACGTGTACGGCAGGGCCGGGCAGCCCTGTCCCCGTTGCGGCACCGACATCGTGAAGACCGTGCTGGCGCAACGGGGAACGCATTTTTGCCCGAAATGTCAGGTGTTCGAGGAGCGGCCCAGGAGCTAG
- a CDS encoding putative quinol monooxygenase: MPTIAVHAVITPKPEHVKDVLTEMLGMVQGSRQEPGCLRYDLLRQDDSGTVRLHVQERYRDMDAVQAHRDSAHYQAYRAKAGAWFQEAPVVTVLEEVDVA, encoded by the coding sequence ATGCCTACCATTGCCGTCCACGCCGTCATCACCCCCAAGCCCGAACACGTCAAGGACGTGCTGACCGAGATGCTGGGCATGGTCCAGGGCAGCCGCCAGGAACCGGGCTGCCTGCGCTACGATCTGCTGCGTCAGGATGACTCGGGAACCGTGCGCCTGCATGTCCAGGAGCGTTACCGCGACATGGACGCCGTGCAGGCCCACCGCGATTCGGCCCACTACCAGGCGTACCGCGCCAAGGCTGGGGCGTGGTTTCAGGAGGCTCCGGTGGTCACCGTGCTGGAAGAGGTGGACGTGGCCTGA
- a CDS encoding pyroglutamyl-peptidase I, with protein MPKLLLTGFEPFHTHPDNPSAWAAAALDKLEVGHLQVVSALLPVEPRSAGESLEALLERHDPAAVLLTGLAAGRPQVTLERVALNVMDFNIPDNAGNTYRDAPAHPHADAPPAYLSTLPLRDILAAWRGAGLPGHISNTAGLYVCNFVMYRARHWLTAHGKGGVPCGFLHLPANPAVALAVPEDRPPLPYLPQEEITRAVRVAAGVLGTQVEVLTTQK; from the coding sequence ATGCCAAAGCTGCTGCTGACCGGATTCGAGCCGTTCCACACGCATCCCGACAATCCCAGCGCGTGGGCGGCGGCAGCGCTGGATAAGTTGGAAGTAGGCCACCTGCAGGTCGTCTCGGCCCTCCTGCCCGTGGAGCCACGCTCGGCGGGCGAGTCGCTGGAGGCGCTCCTGGAACGGCACGATCCGGCGGCAGTGCTGCTGACCGGACTGGCGGCAGGGCGGCCCCAGGTCACGCTGGAGCGTGTGGCGCTGAACGTTATGGACTTCAACATTCCAGACAACGCTGGAAACACCTACCGCGACGCCCCGGCCCACCCACACGCGGACGCGCCCCCGGCGTACCTGTCCACGCTGCCGCTGCGCGACATTCTGGCGGCGTGGCGCGGGGCCGGTCTTCCCGGCCACATCAGCAACACGGCGGGCCTGTACGTCTGCAACTTCGTGATGTACCGCGCCCGCCACTGGCTGACGGCACACGGCAAGGGCGGGGTGCCCTGCGGCTTTCTCCATCTGCCCGCCAATCCGGCGGTCGCGCTGGCCGTCCCGGAGGACCGCCCGCCTCTCCCCTACCTGCCGCAAGAGGAGATCACGCGGGCGGTGCGGGTTGCGGCGGGTGTCCTGGGCACACAGGTCGAGGTTCTGACCACTCAGAAGTAG
- the trpS gene encoding tryptophan--tRNA ligase — protein MTTPPPRKRVLTGDRPTGPLHIGHLAGSLRNRVALQHEYETFVLLADVQALTDNFENPQKVRDNVLEVALDYLAVGLDPDLSTFVIQSQLPEIAELTVFYLNLVTVSHLRQNPTVKTEIAQKGYGESVPAGFFVYPVSQAADITAFGAHLVPVGEDQLPMIEQTREIVRRFNHLYAPVLVEPQALVGQAARLPGLDGAGKMSKSLNNAIFLSDSADTVARKVRGMYTDPEHLRAEDPGRVEGNPVFAYLEAFDPDRSGLEAMQDHYRRGGLGDVKVKRHLTEVLEATLAPIRERRADFARDMDSVREVVRMGTGRGREVAADTMNAVREAMGLNYF, from the coding sequence ATGACCACACCACCCCCCAGAAAACGCGTCCTGACCGGAGACCGCCCGACCGGTCCGCTGCACATCGGCCATCTGGCCGGCTCGCTGCGCAACCGGGTGGCCTTGCAACACGAGTACGAAACATTTGTGCTTCTGGCCGACGTGCAGGCGCTGACCGATAATTTTGAAAATCCCCAGAAGGTGCGGGACAACGTTCTGGAAGTCGCCCTGGACTACCTGGCCGTGGGCTTGGATCCGGACCTCAGCACTTTCGTGATCCAGTCGCAGTTGCCTGAAATTGCTGAACTGACCGTTTTCTACCTGAATCTGGTCACGGTGTCCCACCTGCGCCAGAACCCCACCGTCAAGACCGAGATCGCGCAAAAGGGGTACGGGGAGTCGGTGCCCGCCGGATTCTTCGTCTACCCGGTGTCGCAGGCCGCCGACATCACCGCGTTCGGCGCGCATCTGGTGCCGGTAGGCGAGGATCAGCTGCCCATGATCGAGCAGACCCGCGAGATCGTGCGGCGCTTTAACCACCTGTATGCCCCGGTCCTCGTTGAGCCTCAGGCGCTGGTGGGTCAGGCGGCCCGCCTTCCCGGCCTGGACGGCGCTGGCAAAATGAGCAAGTCGCTGAACAACGCCATTTTCCTGTCCGACAGCGCCGACACGGTGGCCCGCAAGGTGCGCGGCATGTACACCGATCCGGAACACCTGCGCGCCGAGGACCCCGGACGGGTGGAGGGCAACCCGGTCTTCGCCTATCTGGAGGCCTTTGACCCGGACCGCTCTGGTCTGGAGGCCATGCAAGACCACTACCGCCGGGGCGGTCTGGGCGACGTGAAGGTCAAGCGCCACCTGACCGAGGTGCTGGAGGCGACACTGGCCCCCATCCGTGAGCGCCGCGCGGACTTTGCGCGCGACATGGACAGCGTGCGGGAGGTCGTTCGGATGGGCACCGGCCGGGGGCGTGAGGTGGCCGCCGACACGATGAACGCGGTGCGGGAGGCGATGGGCCTGAACTACTTCTGA
- the tdh gene encoding L-threonine 3-dehydrogenase, with amino-acid sequence MRALSKLKPEVGIWMTETQVPVPGPNDLLIRVKKSSICGTDVHIYKWDDWASRTVPTPMVVGHEYVGVVAGMGSEVSGFSIGDRVSGEGHITCGHCRNCRAGRRHLCRNTQGVGVQRPGSFAEYLVLPAFNAFKLPDDISDDLAAIFDPFGNAVHTALKFDLVGEDVLITGAGPIGVMAAAVAKHVGARNVVITDVNEYRLELAREMGVTRAVNVAQEDLWTVAQDELHMTEGFDVGLEMSGSGVAFAQMVKLMNHGGKIALLGIPAGRVDIDWDSVIFKMLTVQGIYGREMFETWYKMVALIQSGLNLNPIITHHFGIGDYQQGFDAMLGGQSGKVILDWEG; translated from the coding sequence ATGCGCGCCCTGAGCAAACTGAAACCCGAAGTCGGCATCTGGATGACCGAAACACAGGTGCCTGTCCCCGGCCCCAATGACCTGCTGATCCGCGTGAAGAAGAGCAGCATCTGCGGCACCGACGTGCACATCTATAAGTGGGACGATTGGGCCAGCCGCACCGTCCCAACGCCCATGGTGGTGGGCCACGAGTACGTGGGCGTGGTGGCTGGGATGGGCTCCGAGGTCAGTGGCTTCTCGATCGGTGACCGAGTGAGTGGCGAGGGCCATATCACCTGCGGGCATTGCCGCAACTGCCGCGCGGGCCGCCGCCACCTGTGCCGCAACACCCAGGGTGTGGGCGTCCAGCGCCCCGGGTCCTTCGCCGAATACTTGGTGCTGCCCGCCTTCAACGCCTTCAAGCTGCCCGACGACATCTCCGACGATCTGGCTGCCATCTTCGATCCCTTCGGCAACGCGGTTCACACCGCCCTGAAGTTCGATCTGGTGGGCGAGGACGTGCTGATTACCGGCGCGGGGCCGATCGGGGTGATGGCCGCCGCCGTCGCAAAGCATGTCGGCGCGCGGAACGTGGTGATTACCGACGTCAACGAGTACCGTCTGGAGCTGGCGCGCGAAATGGGTGTGACCCGCGCTGTTAACGTCGCGCAGGAGGACCTGTGGACGGTGGCGCAGGACGAGCTGCACATGACCGAGGGGTTTGACGTGGGGCTGGAGATGAGCGGTTCCGGCGTGGCCTTTGCCCAGATGGTCAAGCTGATGAACCACGGCGGCAAGATCGCCCTGCTGGGCATCCCCGCAGGACGTGTGGACATCGACTGGGACAGCGTGATCTTCAAGATGCTGACGGTCCAGGGGATCTACGGCCGCGAGATGTTCGAGACCTGGTACAAGATGGTGGCCTTGATCCAGTCGGGCCTGAACCTGAACCCGATCATCACCCACCATTTCGGCATCGGCGACTACCAGCAGGGCTTTGACGCCATGCTGGGCGGCCAGAGCGGGAAGGTCATTCTGGACTGGGAGGGTTGA
- a CDS encoding uracil-DNA glycosylase translates to MTDATPQQFKSAASNRFVVPGWTNLVEGMPDSVEVQLDLDQADTGREHASLLVEYWATNADMTLQSILPVRAFTTTPEGWCVFVPAQGRVLVRAVDPQPTPPVLVSHWINIDPATPAGTTVNVKVNFPGEAANSTSGKLSLNS, encoded by the coding sequence ATGACCGACGCCACCCCTCAACAGTTCAAGAGTGCTGCCAGCAACCGTTTTGTCGTCCCCGGCTGGACCAATCTGGTCGAGGGGATGCCCGACAGCGTGGAAGTCCAGCTCGATCTGGATCAGGCCGACACGGGCCGCGAACACGCCAGTCTGCTCGTCGAATACTGGGCCACCAATGCCGACATGACCCTGCAAAGCATCCTGCCGGTGCGGGCCTTTACCACCACCCCGGAGGGCTGGTGTGTCTTCGTGCCCGCGCAGGGACGTGTGCTGGTGCGCGCTGTCGATCCGCAGCCCACTCCTCCCGTGCTGGTCAGCCACTGGATCAACATTGATCCCGCCACGCCCGCTGGGACCACGGTGAATGTGAAGGTCAACTTTCCCGGCGAAGCGGCCAACTCCACCAGCGGCAAGCTCTCGCTGAACAGTTAA
- the mqnB gene encoding futalosine hydrolase codes for MLPLIVVATHAEAERLLDLNARVVVSGVGVVAAALATAKALAEQKSGLVVSAGIGGAYSPSGLLPGDLGLSSEIVQADLGAWDGERFLAFDELGLSILPDSPHTGRFAAWNHAPEVARRTGARLGPMLTLNSVTGSVEAANFLERRFPGALTEGMEGAGIAHAALLAGVPVLEVRGVSNAVGPRDRASWRIPQALAATRRGVAAALEVWKEREG; via the coding sequence ATGCTTCCCCTGATCGTCGTTGCCACCCATGCCGAGGCCGAACGCCTGCTGGACCTGAACGCCCGTGTGGTGGTCTCCGGGGTGGGCGTGGTGGCCGCCGCTCTGGCAACAGCAAAGGCGCTGGCTGAACAGAAGTCTGGACTGGTGGTCAGCGCGGGTATAGGCGGCGCATATTCCCCGTCGGGTCTGTTGCCCGGTGATCTCGGCCTTTCATCCGAGATTGTCCAGGCCGATCTGGGAGCATGGGACGGCGAACGGTTTCTAGCCTTCGACGAGCTGGGCCTATCCATTCTCCCGGATTCACCGCACACTGGCCGCTTTGCCGCCTGGAACCACGCGCCTGAAGTCGCGCGGCGTACGGGCGCACGCCTGGGGCCGATGCTCACCTTAAATAGCGTGACCGGCAGCGTGGAGGCCGCCAACTTTCTGGAACGACGTTTTCCCGGCGCACTCACCGAGGGGATGGAGGGTGCGGGCATCGCCCACGCCGCCCTACTGGCCGGCGTGCCGGTGCTGGAGGTGCGCGGCGTCAGCAACGCGGTGGGCCCCCGTGACCGCGCCTCGTGGCGAATTCCACAGGCGCTCGCCGCCACCCGGAGGGGCGTGGCGGCGGCGCTGGAAGTCTGGAAGGAACGGGAAGGGTAG